One window from the genome of Dysgonomonadaceae bacterium PH5-43 encodes:
- a CDS encoding N-acetyl-beta-hexosaminidase (product_source=COG3525; cath_funfam=3.20.20.80,3.30.379.10; cleavage_site_network=SignalP-noTM; cog=COG3525; pfam=PF00728,PF02838; superfamily=50370,51445,55545), which yields MKKIAFLFMCFILSLGYAEAQTMPSLSDGDNEYYYFIRYPQTNANGNYVITAANDEGTHLSSMVSYRTAIKNKQLWKFVDAGNGFFKIVNTDGRQIMFTPNVGPNSKGRFFAVANNTNDTKFKLEAYTGAAVTGGSNGVLRVYNGDTMYGHVNQDEATGEIVSHVNNGGKNNAIRFDAKGTEVDVETSVNVIPYPASLVLADNKTILVNSLKAITYPTGDDTTKTLLEGFAEQLNKTSGVNLEVKAADTSAQDNISFILDNAIDENGYALDVTEEGVTVKASQPVGFFYAVQTLKQLLPREFFGQALVASDDWKLPCLSITDKPNLDYRGYMLDEARYFFGKEEVKKILDIMSLYKLNRLHWHLTDDQGWRVEIPEYPLLTEVGSVRSGSLVSTGVTKFFDDTEYGEGLWYSLDDLREIVAYAKARHIEIIPEVDFPGHMVAAITAYPEFSCDPTKKYSVRLDNGISQDVLNVGDDKVIDFLKTVLGHIAEVFPYEYIHFGGDECPTTQWSTNADCLKRVKDENLTGVNQLQSWLVELLGKYVKEEYNKDIIVWDEVISSWKTDNEINPVIMAWTPNDKSGAAADKGFKTIYSSYTNLYFSKMQVTGDKADVNEPYQGGGTDYTVTVQSVYNANPFGALAGREEYCMGIQGNMWTETTSSIAQLEYQLLPRLLALAENGWLPTAQKNWGSFYERLQTHDEIFDALDFVYAKHYIDPEDLTASETALAEANSIIEASIRGGVGYPSVEIYDALVAAYDNLKANKDDDALLTALTSAMDNYKYAKINMPEAGKIYQIVSASTYYRQRYAGSAMYEKDNTISFHYTPQVEPEELWQFVPNGEGFVIKNHKSGKRVSLPTYNDKAVLDANNATVVRVDKAALQAGNYTYIPGTVTISELEGYSGTPMGYIKRMYADGSGLVKAIDDPKLCYPGTWYIIEVTDFRVQLEGLLRKSENIIVKTEVGLVGSPTQAALDFLETTLVTPLKSFLNGNALVSEDSYNEYLAIYNEYLSMPCTSVFDVLSEKNYYYIRSAYFTKYYAKANTETGDVEPARLAETDDHLRWNFKKNTDGTVYIYNKATEKATFVSSSAINQGVKINYANTGIAKWTVKQITTDLGGTGIVIMEPGCAYGWYTNPDSYSFTNVLLKPYDWGASIWVFEMLEDDEVITNIESVMVEENNDDTMYDVLGRPVKNPTKGFYIQKGKKVYLIGD from the coding sequence ATGAAGAAGATTGCATTCCTATTTATGTGTTTTATCCTTTCTTTGGGATATGCAGAAGCACAAACAATGCCAAGTTTAAGCGATGGAGATAACGAGTATTATTACTTTATTCGCTATCCACAAACAAATGCTAATGGAAATTATGTGATTACTGCCGCAAATGACGAAGGTACGCATTTGAGTTCTATGGTTAGTTACCGAACAGCTATTAAAAACAAACAGTTGTGGAAGTTCGTTGATGCCGGCAATGGCTTTTTTAAGATTGTAAACACTGACGGTCGTCAAATTATGTTTACACCTAATGTCGGACCAAATAGTAAAGGACGTTTCTTTGCTGTAGCAAATAATACTAACGACACTAAGTTTAAGCTCGAAGCTTACACTGGAGCTGCAGTAACGGGCGGTAGTAACGGAGTGTTAAGAGTGTACAATGGAGATACTATGTATGGGCACGTTAATCAAGACGAGGCAACTGGCGAAATAGTTTCTCACGTTAATAATGGAGGAAAGAACAATGCTATTCGTTTTGATGCTAAAGGTACTGAGGTTGATGTGGAAACATCAGTAAATGTTATTCCTTATCCTGCCTCGTTGGTGCTTGCTGATAATAAAACAATACTTGTTAATAGCTTAAAGGCAATAACTTATCCTACAGGAGACGATACGACTAAAACATTATTGGAGGGTTTTGCTGAACAATTAAACAAAACTTCGGGTGTGAATCTTGAAGTAAAAGCTGCCGATACTTCAGCACAAGATAATATTTCTTTTATATTAGATAATGCGATTGATGAAAACGGTTATGCTTTAGATGTAACGGAAGAGGGTGTTACTGTAAAGGCATCTCAACCAGTGGGGTTCTTTTATGCTGTTCAGACTTTGAAACAGTTACTTCCTCGCGAGTTTTTTGGTCAAGCTTTGGTAGCTTCTGATGATTGGAAGCTTCCTTGTCTTAGTATTACCGATAAGCCTAATTTAGATTATAGAGGTTATATGCTTGATGAGGCTCGTTACTTTTTTGGAAAAGAAGAGGTGAAGAAAATTCTTGATATAATGTCGCTTTATAAACTAAACAGATTGCATTGGCACTTGACCGACGATCAAGGTTGGAGAGTTGAAATTCCTGAATATCCTTTACTTACAGAGGTTGGTAGTGTTCGTTCGGGGTCTTTGGTTAGTACTGGAGTTACTAAGTTTTTCGATGATACGGAATATGGCGAAGGTTTATGGTATAGCTTAGATGATCTTCGCGAGATTGTAGCTTACGCAAAGGCTCGTCATATTGAGATAATCCCAGAAGTAGATTTCCCAGGGCATATGGTGGCTGCTATTACAGCTTATCCCGAGTTTAGTTGCGATCCTACTAAAAAGTATTCGGTTCGTTTAGATAACGGAATATCTCAAGATGTACTTAATGTGGGAGATGATAAAGTAATAGATTTTCTTAAAACAGTGCTTGGTCATATCGCCGAAGTCTTCCCTTACGAATATATACATTTTGGAGGAGATGAATGTCCTACAACGCAATGGTCTACTAATGCCGATTGTTTGAAAAGAGTAAAAGATGAAAACCTTACAGGGGTTAATCAGCTTCAGTCGTGGTTAGTAGAATTATTAGGTAAATACGTTAAAGAAGAATACAATAAAGATATTATTGTCTGGGACGAGGTTATATCATCTTGGAAAACAGATAACGAAATTAACCCCGTAATTATGGCTTGGACTCCCAATGATAAGAGTGGAGCTGCTGCCGATAAAGGTTTTAAGACTATTTATTCGTCTTACACCAATCTTTATTTCAGTAAAATGCAAGTTACAGGCGATAAAGCCGATGTTAATGAGCCTTACCAAGGAGGAGGAACAGATTATACTGTAACTGTTCAGAGCGTTTATAATGCTAATCCTTTTGGTGCACTTGCTGGAAGAGAAGAATATTGTATGGGCATTCAAGGTAATATGTGGACGGAAACAACAAGCTCTATAGCGCAATTAGAATATCAGTTGTTGCCTCGCCTTTTAGCTTTGGCAGAAAATGGTTGGTTGCCTACAGCTCAGAAAAATTGGGGTAGCTTCTACGAACGCCTACAAACTCACGATGAAATATTTGATGCTCTTGATTTTGTTTATGCAAAACATTACATTGACCCCGAAGATTTAACAGCAAGCGAAACAGCATTGGCAGAAGCTAATAGTATAATAGAAGCATCGATACGTGGTGGGGTTGGTTATCCTTCTGTAGAAATTTATGATGCTTTAGTTGCTGCTTACGATAATCTTAAAGCAAATAAAGATGATGATGCATTATTGACAGCTCTAACATCTGCTATGGATAACTATAAATATGCAAAAATAAATATGCCGGAAGCTGGTAAAATATATCAAATAGTGTCGGCTTCTACGTATTACCGACAAAGATATGCAGGTTCTGCTATGTATGAAAAAGATAATACTATCTCTTTCCATTATACTCCGCAGGTGGAACCGGAAGAGCTTTGGCAATTTGTTCCTAATGGAGAAGGTTTTGTAATTAAAAATCACAAGAGCGGTAAACGAGTAAGTTTGCCTACGTATAACGATAAAGCTGTGTTAGATGCAAATAATGCAACTGTTGTAAGAGTTGATAAAGCGGCATTGCAGGCAGGTAATTATACTTATATTCCGGGCACGGTTACTATTTCTGAATTGGAAGGTTATTCCGGCACTCCAATGGGTTACATAAAAAGAATGTATGCCGATGGCTCTGGTTTGGTAAAGGCTATTGACGATCCTAAACTTTGTTATCCTGGAACTTGGTATATAATTGAGGTAACAGATTTTAGAGTTCAACTTGAAGGTTTGCTTAGAAAAAGCGAAAATATTATTGTTAAAACAGAAGTTGGACTTGTAGGTTCTCCAACGCAAGCAGCTTTAGATTTTTTGGAAACAACATTGGTTACTCCTCTTAAATCATTTTTGAATGGTAATGCTTTGGTGTCTGAAGATTCTTATAATGAATATTTAGCAATATACAACGAGTATCTGTCAATGCCTTGTACGAGTGTATTTGATGTTCTAAGCGAAAAAAATTATTATTATATACGCAGTGCTTATTTTACAAAGTATTATGCTAAAGCAAACACAGAAACAGGCGATGTAGAGCCTGCACGTCTTGCTGAAACAGACGACCATTTGCGTTGGAATTTCAAGAAAAATACAGATGGAACCGTGTATATATATAATAAGGCAACAGAAAAAGCTACATTTGTTTCGAGTTCGGCAATTAATCAAGGTGTTAAGATAAACTATGCAAACACCGGGATTGCCAAATGGACGGTTAAACAGATTACTACAGACTTGGGAGGTACGGGAATCGTAATAATGGAGCCGGGTTGTGCTTATGGTTGGTATACAAATCCAGACTCTTATTCGTTTACTAACGTACTTCTAAAGCCTTACGACTGGGGAGCTTCTATTTGGGTATTCGAGATGTTAGAAGATGATGAAGTGATAACTAATATCGAGTCGGTAATGGTAGAAGAAAATAACGATGATACAATGTATGATGTTTTGGGTCGCCCGGTTAAAAATCCAACAAAAGGATTTTATATACAGAAAGGAAAGAAAGTTTATTTGATTGGTGATTAA
- a CDS encoding uncharacterized protein YecA (UPF0149 family) (product_source=COG3318; cath_funfam=2.30.30.290; cleavage_site_network=SignalP-noTM; cog=COG3318; pfam=PF14730): protein MKKKIMLLLLLAFPLFVSAQNYDEVPVKNGKIVFSEDILTALKTVEMKETVLSWLEETFLPNRGLVVNIDTVENRIICRVMERLEIEKRNWSQFVLNMRYTLVLEFKTNKCFVSVNNISYVEPAEMQSNPDNIGVYSAESVLIDKKYKEVSVEEPIKKIQKATIDNIEDLFFDIRELL from the coding sequence ATGAAGAAAAAAATAATGTTATTGCTGCTGTTGGCATTTCCTCTTTTTGTGTCGGCTCAGAATTATGACGAAGTTCCTGTGAAAAATGGGAAAATAGTATTCTCTGAAGATATTCTTACTGCTCTGAAAACTGTAGAGATGAAAGAAACTGTGCTTAGTTGGCTTGAAGAAACGTTTCTGCCTAATAGAGGACTTGTAGTGAATATAGATACGGTTGAAAATAGAATTATTTGTAGAGTGATGGAGCGACTTGAAATAGAAAAAAGGAACTGGTCGCAGTTTGTTCTTAATATGCGATATACATTAGTTTTAGAATTTAAGACTAATAAGTGTTTTGTTTCGGTTAATAACATAAGTTATGTAGAGCCTGCTGAAATGCAATCAAATCCAGATAATATAGGTGTGTATTCGGCTGAGTCTGTTTTGATTGACAAGAAATATAAAGAGGTGTCGGTTGAAGAGCCTATAAAAAAGATACAGAAGGCTACGATTGATAATATTGAGGATTTATTTTTTGATATTCGAGAATTGTTATAG
- a CDS encoding tellurite resistance protein TerC (product_source=KO:K05794; cog=COG0861; ko=KO:K05794; pfam=PF03741; tigrfam=TIGR03718; transmembrane_helix_parts=Outside_1_3,TMhelix_4_26,Inside_27_37,TMhelix_38_60,Outside_61_69,TMhelix_70_92,Inside_93_103,TMhelix_104_126,Outside_127_130,TMhelix_131_148,Inside_149_188,TMhelix_189_211,Outside_212_225,TMhelix_226_245,Inside_246_251,TMhelix_252_269,Outside_270_288,TMhelix_289_308,Inside_309_315): MEITSIHWFSFIVFVVIMLLLDLGVFHKKDSVVSIKSAICWSIFWISLALLFNTGIYFFLDKTKALEFFTAYVLEKSLSVDNLFVFILIFGYFKIAPQFQHKILFWGILGALVMRALFIFAGVALISHFSWIMYIFGVFLIYSGIHILTNKQDNEDFDPNKNIVIRVLRKIMPVTDNNSENKFFIKKDHTLYATTFFIALIFIEASDLVFAVDSIPAVLSVSKDTFIVFTSNIFAILGLRSLYFALNGIMDYFYYLKYALAGILSFIGIKMCVNELCHTLDYNFHISNFVSLGIILSLLTISIVFSIIKKKKTVS; this comes from the coding sequence ATGGAAATTACATCAATCCATTGGTTCTCCTTTATAGTATTCGTAGTAATTATGCTACTATTAGACTTAGGGGTATTTCACAAAAAAGACAGCGTAGTAAGCATAAAGTCAGCTATTTGCTGGAGTATATTTTGGATATCCTTAGCTTTATTATTTAATACTGGTATATATTTCTTCTTAGATAAAACTAAAGCATTAGAGTTTTTTACAGCTTACGTTCTTGAAAAATCTTTAAGCGTTGATAATCTATTTGTATTTATACTCATTTTCGGATATTTCAAAATAGCACCTCAATTTCAACACAAGATACTCTTCTGGGGCATATTAGGAGCCTTAGTAATGCGTGCATTATTTATATTTGCAGGCGTAGCTCTAATTAGCCACTTTAGTTGGATAATGTATATTTTTGGAGTTTTTCTTATTTATTCAGGAATACACATACTCACAAACAAACAAGATAACGAAGATTTCGACCCTAACAAGAATATTGTTATCAGAGTTCTAAGGAAGATTATGCCCGTTACCGACAATAACTCTGAAAATAAATTCTTCATAAAGAAAGACCATACCCTATACGCAACAACGTTTTTCATAGCACTTATATTTATAGAAGCCTCCGACCTTGTGTTTGCCGTCGATTCTATACCTGCTGTTCTGTCGGTATCTAAAGATACATTTATAGTATTCACCTCTAACATATTTGCAATATTAGGATTACGTTCTCTTTATTTTGCCCTAAACGGCATTATGGACTATTTCTATTATCTTAAATATGCACTTGCGGGCATTTTATCTTTTATAGGTATAAAAATGTGCGTTAATGAATTATGCCACACCTTAGATTACAACTTTCACATTAGCAACTTTGTATCACTCGGCATTATACTTTCGTTACTAACCATATCCATTGTGTTTTCTATTATCAAAAAGAAGAAAACAGTATCCTAA
- a CDS encoding ribonuclease D (product_source=COG0349; cath_funfam=3.30.420.10; cog=COG0349; pfam=PF01612; smart=SM00474; superfamily=53098), with the protein MERTITKEELNKFTIEEFNGTITEVDTINSAEKAIDYLYQFKCLGFDTETRPSFKKGKVNGVALIQLATENTCILFRLNKIGFIPGLEKLLSDPNITKVGLSLRDDFHTLRRTVNFEPQGFIDLQSIAKEYNIADTSLQKIYAILFNKKISKNQRLSNWEADVLTEPQKAYAALDAWACLKIYNELNSQNKEKKHENN; encoded by the coding sequence TTGGAAAGAACAATAACTAAAGAAGAACTAAATAAATTCACGATAGAAGAGTTTAACGGTACAATAACCGAAGTCGACACTATTAATAGCGCAGAGAAAGCAATAGATTATCTGTATCAATTCAAATGTTTAGGATTTGACACTGAAACTCGCCCATCTTTCAAGAAAGGAAAAGTTAATGGAGTGGCTCTAATTCAATTAGCAACCGAAAACACTTGTATTTTATTTAGATTAAACAAAATAGGATTCATTCCTGGTTTGGAAAAATTATTATCAGACCCGAATATTACCAAAGTAGGACTATCGTTACGCGATGACTTTCACACATTAAGAAGAACCGTCAATTTTGAACCTCAAGGTTTTATAGATTTACAAAGTATCGCTAAAGAATACAACATTGCAGACACTAGCCTACAGAAGATATACGCAATCTTATTCAATAAAAAGATTTCTAAAAATCAAAGACTCAGCAATTGGGAAGCCGACGTTCTTACAGAGCCCCAAAAAGCTTACGCCGCATTAGATGCTTGGGCTTGTCTTAAGATATACAATGAATTGAACTCACAAAACAAGGAGAAAAAGCACGAAAACAATTAA
- a CDS encoding hypothetical protein (product_source=Hypo-rule applied; pfam=PF16702; superfamily=56849) produces MKEEIIYSNYTIDFARVALEFCVFVEKVKESDKQTFVDNMTKVLPLLYLKVSIIPNITNNYESELNSKVDEVLYQQVLDNVGELLGEDDLYLETFHPDIKLSDSPVAVKISEDLADIYQDLGNFIAIFKNGHKETMNDSLILCIENFKKFWGQRLVNALRALHFIKYKTTIEE; encoded by the coding sequence ATGAAAGAAGAAATAATCTACTCTAATTACACTATAGATTTTGCTCGAGTAGCTTTAGAATTTTGTGTGTTCGTTGAAAAAGTAAAAGAATCAGACAAGCAAACTTTTGTAGATAATATGACTAAGGTTTTGCCTTTGTTATACCTTAAAGTTTCTATCATTCCTAATATTACTAATAATTACGAGTCGGAACTAAACTCTAAAGTAGATGAAGTACTTTACCAACAAGTATTAGACAATGTTGGCGAACTATTAGGTGAAGATGATTTATATTTAGAAACATTTCACCCCGACATAAAACTCAGCGACTCTCCTGTAGCCGTAAAAATATCTGAAGATTTAGCTGACATCTATCAAGACTTAGGGAACTTTATTGCAATATTCAAAAACGGACATAAAGAAACTATGAACGATTCTCTTATATTATGCATTGAGAACTTTAAGAAGTTTTGGGGACAACGCTTAGTTAATGCCCTAAGAGCTTTACACTTTATTAAATACAAAACTACCATAGAAGAATAA